Sequence from the Notamacropus eugenii isolate mMacEug1 chromosome 6, mMacEug1.pri_v2, whole genome shotgun sequence genome:
TATTAACTTCTTAGTCACCATGACAGATCTTGTATTCTGGTTCTgagatttggctttttggtatttaaataaatgttttttttcttctgccttctgtatagAGAGTCTTATATTTTACTATTGACAACTATGCTGGCATTTTCATAATCACCACCAAtgctgtgaatgttgccttggTAATACTTTTGGCATGATCAACAGTATCCcaaggtataaaatctctatttggagaaTGAAAGGATATAGTGGGAAAAACTAGTATCTCAAGTTTGGATGATTTAACTTTTTCATAGTTGGCCAGAGAATGGTCCAAGAGCAtgggaccctgtgaaaactgggaagtgaaggaggggggagggggaacttGGAAATGtcgaaaggtgtttgcaaggaataccagtAAGACCAGGGAAGAAGTTGGGAGTGATGAGTAGGAAAGGGTGGGTTTTATTAATGGATTTCcttattatgtgtaaaaacaaagGTGAGttgcttaaggaaaaaattcagatgggaAATGAATTAAACAGTTTGCATGTTGGACTCTCCTTTACAAGAGGCCTCTGAGGGGTGTCAGTCAGAaggaaaggctgttcatttaaTTCAGAAGCCACTGAAGGCTGACAAAAGAAATGTGCATCTGACCTTTGTACACACTCAGCTTAGTTGCCACAgtgacaaaagaaatgaaataattttagagggagAAGTTTCTCAGGCAGAGGCATGCCCAGTAGTGAGGTGGAAACAGGAGAACATAGGAAGTAACtcagtgtttagggaaataattgaggattttactcagttgGAGCTGACATAATGTATCtgtaagcatcccaacatacacagagtgacctgctatcacaggttcttagatctgcattcataaaaacaAGGCAATTTTCagggagttaacaatcactttaatcaagcacaggtatcagagaaaatcaacatcaaaatttcagagaaaacacagaaaaatcaaACGTCTACAGACatacttccaaaatgtctgaccattacatacatacacagttaccagagagggaagcatcaattTCTCGCGTTTTGGGGAGGGTTTGAGCCAGAGGGGCTCCTTAGAGGtgataataatttaatataaattttggacttcaATAAGGGCCAgaacttgaattaagaagagcctggacctaacagtctctttgttctctgaagtaaactcagagaatacttcTTCCTATGCCAGAAAAGCCAAATGGGGATTACTTAACATTCCTTAGCAGACCATTAACCCAAGACACTATTTTGAAGaatgggactttttccatatcttaatattttgtggacatatactatgttatggtatgttaatggtaaagaaaacacagatatcctggattGTTATTTCAATTAAAACTTTGCCAACTCTGTCATCTTACTGTATTTACATCCTAtgaaattaagaaattcctttctcatggtctagttaatcacttatGGAGACTATAAATCTGAAGTACATAGACCACTTTGGATTGTCCTAAAATGATTtgagcctggtcattcttgtattagtcagtcagaatttcattctggctccatgatcatgtaatcAATAGCTTAAATGGAATACATTGTATGCATTTATCCTGTTACCTTCTTCTTAACCAAATTTTCAGGTCGATAGGCGCTTtccagagtctctctggccaaagaaacactttcagtcagtaagGCCCAAGTAGAATCTtgccctcagaatatttatacactttttagagccagaaggcataacTCTCCAGTTATCCAGTGCctcaataaacaaaataaaaggtacttgggaccctccgaCAAAACAACTCTCTTAATCAAGCTTTCCACTTTAGGTAGGCCCATCAATAGGTGGCAAAGATCCTCCTTAGTCACATTACTCAATCACAGGCATTTTTGGTAAAACAAAACCAGCAGAAGATCCTATTTTGTTTGCCATTCCAATGGTCAAGAGACAGAGAACTTCAGTTAGTTTCCCTTGGGTACTCATTTAATTGTTCCTTGTTTCTAGCtgggagagagaatatggaagagACCAACAGCACTtaaggttgctgaaggaaaagactctggaaaAATATGTGAGGATAGGCTCCATCACGTCCCTATGCCCAACTTTCTTGTCTAGAGACTTTGGGAAATATTTCTCTTGGGTAAGATTCAGGACACTCTCTCAGTTGAACTAAGTTATCTCCCAATTGGAAAGTTCCTTTGTTCTCGATTGCCTGGTACAAATGCTGCTATATactccttctctgatttctgtttggcaTGATTGGAATATATGGGTTTCTTTAATAttctctatatttatttattgtggAACTGATATGTGGGAAAACGGTCAAACCTTGGATGTAGAGCTTGGGATCAAAAGTTAGATGAAACCCAATCATATCCTTTAGAGGAAGAATATTTAAATTGAGCAGATCAATATAGTTTTAGCCTGGTAGCTGCTCTCTCTGACGAGAGCAGAGTGGTGGACTCCCATAACTGCCCCATTGCTTCCCCTCCTGATATGAATAAAAAGTCTCTCAGTGAaaagtggagggagaagaggctagtgatgaataattttttttcatttgaaccaCTTTTTGAATTCTATCACTACACTAGGGGCTGAAATCATTACCCCagattcagttcttcctgactccaaattcactaCTCTATTGGCAATGCAACCTAGGCATTTGTTACTATGAAAgcagctttttgttttttatagtcAATGATAGGTACTTACATGGCAGAGTGAATAGTAAGATGGCCTTGACTCTGGGAAGATATCAAACGCtcattagtgtgtgtgtgtgtgtgtgtgtgtgtgtgtgtgtgtgtgtgtgactgggCTGataatttaatctctgtttgtctagatttcctcaattataaaatagcaATAGTAatagattattattattcaaCAACATACTATTCAACAgcaacaatattattattattcaacaaATACcaataaggttgttgtgagatgtAAATGACttagtatttgtaaaaagcacttagcattggtcctggcacatagtaggccacATATAACTCCCTATTCACGTCTTTTTAGAGTTCTTTATGGAATTGAATCATTATGCTTCTTATCTGTTCTTTAGAGACGGATTTTAAGCTGCTCAGTTAATCAGAGATCAACAGTTTTACAGttatctttaattatttttattatcttcacTGTTTATATTGTTCTCCTGGGTCCTTTATTTTACTCAACATCAGTGCATGCAAAGCACTCTGTGCTTTAGTGAATTTGGGAAGATGGTATTTCACAGGAAAAAGGGGTGGTAATGCCAAAGGTCATTGGAAGATTAAAGATCATAAGAGgtaaggaaattaattttgtaATTGGGAGGCCAGAGAAAATCATGGGAGCCAGATTTCAAAAACTTCTGTAATGGGGTGgacttatataatatataatggcTTCTTCTCAAATGTTCACTCAGATATTGAAGGGAAATGCGGATCTACAGTTTTTAAATTGTCATATTTTATCAATGAACAGAATCCATATGTGGACATATGGACAACCCAGGTAACTTCTATGTTTCTCTTACATGAAGGGGTTGAATTGAATGATAAAGGTAAAGGGATCTGATACCTTAGTGAAATCCacttaaatatatacatgtttgtttttgctttttttttatccAGTAGACCATAAGCTGCTGAAAGGCAAAGATCATTTACTTTTTGATTGTATCCTCAGCGTCTTGAATGGAGTCtgttacatttaaaattttattttctaattttgaagTAGAGCTAGTATTACATTGTTATATAGAACCCCTGATGAAAgcttttttggggagggacatgcAATTGGATCCAGGTTcaaacagctagtatgtgtctgaggtcatatttcaactcaggtcatcctgactccaaggctggtgctctatccactgcgtcgTCTTGATGTCACCTGATAAAGGCATCTTTCCTCTTAATGTGGAAAACTACTTGCTTTTTAATAGTGCACTGTGCTTTGGAGCACTAAAAgattaatccttttttttttttttttatggtgacaCAGGCAATCTCTGCCAGAGTCTGaacttgaacttagatcttcctgactctgaggtagTCACTGCATCACACCTCTTTTCCTCAATTGTGTAGACTTGACTGGTAgatagcaagtgtttaataaatgcttggttgaACAACTGACTGATTGACTCATTGAGTATTCCTGAAATTTGTCTTTGCATTTCTAAGTTGTTTGGAAATGTTTCCAGGAGACCAACTCCCAAAGGTACCTCAAAAGCCTTTAAGTTGACTTTTCTCTGTGACTCCAAAGAAAGCAGTTAATGGACTATATTTTGTGTGGAGTCAATAACATGGAAAATCTGTTTGCTTTCTGAACTCCAAGTCATGGAAAAAAAGTAATCGCTTCCAGATTTCCAGGTTTGCTCCCTCCTTACAGTGAATTGAAATCTCCTGGCAGAAACTAACTTCTCCAACTTCCACCTGTTAATAAAAACAGACCATTCTCTTGGGAAACAACACTAGCCTATATTTACCAGTAATGCTTGACCAGACATCAGTCTTCACTGCTTGGTAAGAggtatgtttttttgtttttctgggagCACATCTCCTATGAATGAATTTGTCTTCTTCTTTTGTGATATAATGTAAGTTTTCTTGGACACATTTGCATTCATTGGCTTTAGAACTTGATTGTCCCTAATAACATCTGTCATCAAATTTTTAACAAtgtttattcaatatttttaaatacacatgACAGATAAGTTAAAAAGGCAATCTTTGAagttttttttcctacaaaacCCATACTCTTGTTATCTTAGATCACCTGGATTCCTACTTCcccatctcagatacttataTGATCATAAGTCATATGCTCACCCTCCCCCAATGAGCTTATTTTTTATTAAACCACTCCCCCACCAAAGAGTATGCCTGAGATTAAAGGTATTGAATATTAAGGATATAAAACGTTACTTCTTAAGGTTAGGATTAAAGAAAACATGTTCTTGATGTGAAAAACTTTAGTTAAGGCATCACTAGGCTCCTAATGATGCTGGAAAAATCTTTTTTGTCCCTTAAGAGTCATTTCACTGTCACAAGTATTTGTGGACTACCTAGGGCATACCCATGCAATAtattagaaaacaaataaataaaactgtatAAACCAGAGAGGTTTAGATCTTGACTCTAACCATTATATAGCAATATCGCAAGGGTTAAACCATTTAAATTCCCTAAATTTCAGATTTAAATTTGAATCTCCACTAAACTTCTGATTGACTGAGTGAGTGTCTCTGAAAATGTCACTTTATTCGTGTGATTATTAGGCTTGAAAAGGAGACTTTGGAGACAGAATCATCATAGATTTGAAGgtaaaaatatacttaaaatcTTCTAggtaaatcttttcattttacacatgaagaaacaaaATCACAGAGACATTAGTGGTCACATGGTTGAGGgcagagtggatttgaactcagatctgatcATTCCCAATTCAGCGTGATCTACCTTGTAAGTCATCCTGCCTGTAAAATCCATCAGTGGTTGATGTTCAATTGTGTCAGTAAGGTCATATTCTTCAGATTCCCTTtggtggttttcttggtaaagatacttgattgttttgccatttccttctacatttcgttttacagattagggaacagaggcaaacaaggtcaggAGTAGAGAACCTGTGGACTCCAGGCCACATGTcaccctttaggtcctcaagtgcagtcacttgactgaatccaaacttcacagagcaaatccccttaataaatggatttgttttgtaaaatttggacttagtcaaaagactGCATCCAAGCACTTAGAAGGTCATGTGTGGACTTAAAGCTGAAGGTTCCTACCCACCACTGAataagattatgtgacttgccagagtcacacagttagtaagtatctgaaactgaatttgaaccaaggtacctaggtcttcctgactccaggactggaaTTCAATCCACTGTCCCAAGATACCTTTTACAGCTCTACATCTTAgaacaaaatttcctttccttagaaaatatttccttttcctcacGTATGTGAAACTCTGCTCTTGAGTAAGTATCTCAGGTTAAGATTCTTTATCTTTGGAGTTTAAATCTGCTCTCAGAGAAGAACAGTACATGTTTTTCATTGCTATGTATTACTGGATAGTTATATGGATAGCTTCCATACACAAAACTCTGGGAAAATTGATGTAAGAAGTGGTTAAAATCATTGCTCCTTCCTCTTGTGTCATTCTACATCCCTTATTGTGGTTGACTATTACACTTTACTTATTTGTGTTAAAATCAAGAGTATAGTAACATTCCTATCAAGAACTACTAGGGGAAAAAACCAAATAGATacataaatggatagatagatagatggatagattaaGAGATAAAAAAGATAGATTGATGGATATATAGTAAgatgatggatgaatggatggatagattaaAATTTGAAATGATAGATGGATGGTATAGATAGATTAATGAGCAAAAAAAAGGGCTGGGATCAATATTAGCTCCAGAGAACAAATGACAAAACAGATGTCTCCCGTCTCCCCACAGAAACGTATGATATGACAAATAATGAATATGGCTGATTGAGCTCGATATTTTTTCTGCAAATAGTGCTTCTGTGGCTTTTCCATCCCCACCCTGAAGTCATATTATACAGGAATAATCAGAGAAACCTTTATCCTTCTTGGAAGAGAATAGTGGTTCTACATATGCCATTAATCTAATTAATCGTTCATTGGGTCAATCAAAGTCAGCtcatatatgttttatttttttttgtttagtaataatatttaaacagtcattttttttcatattggatAGCCTTCATGTTAGGATGACTACTGAAATACTTCTTAATGTAtgtgaaaattttttcttaatttacaaTGGAGATCTGGCCAGGAATGGGATGGGGAACTTTGTTTCCATAATGGGAGAGATGGAAAGCAGTGAACTGAGAAATGCTTGTGACTAAACATCCACATGTATtgataaatttaaaaagcatataAATTGAGGAAATTATAAAAGTTAAAATTTAGCTACATAAGAAAGACAGGCATAGTATTTAATCCATTTGATTTGAAAATTTCAAATGATAGAATATACAATCTTCagtcatgaaagaaaacaaaactgataAATTACTACTGTTTAAATTTTTCCAAGGCTGTTGGAGAACTTGGTGAATCCAAATTCCATCAagtttatggagctagaaaactCTGACCAAGAAGATTAAATCTACACACTGTGTTTGAAAAGATTCAGGATAAGATATTATTAAGCTGAAGTGATGGATCATTTTCAGTCATAGCAAcagtgaatttttgttttcttaagtgaACGAAGATTGTTGCCCAAAACATTCCAAAGGTACACAAAAAGCTAAGATATACCATTATCATTATTTTGAAGAAGCCTTTGTcctgctttttatgcttcccttttcctccttctcttccctccctcccttgctaAATATCAAATGTCATGACATTACTGATTTGCTTATTTTGACTTGACTTTGCTTCTCATTTACACCATCGCACCATCTCACcatggaaaaaaataggaaggcTTATTTTCTCTTATAATAAACATATTAGATTATGAGAATTAATTATGTCATTCCTTATTAAAACTTTTAAACTAAAACCAGACACTTTGAAATTTATTTCAACTATAGTTATCCTAAGGAGTGgggtatatgcacatacacacatatacagacacacaaatataaatatacatacagtaatatatagatagatattcatatataatcattatttaaaatatgttcATATTATTTCAAGTTATTATTTTGAAACAGAAGGTAAAAATGGATCTATTTACCTTGAAAAAGTATTAGAAAACAGGTATGTACTTAATGTTTTTAATTCTATGATTTAAAGTTAGACACTTTAATTTAAAGTTTTACAATCAGTTTGCCCACTAATATAACCTTCTGTTTTATAAATTATCTCAAAATGGATTTTATGCACTATACATATAACAGATGCCAATGACGATTTGTCCTATTCCACATAATTTCAGATTAATTAATATTCTACTTTATATTTATCACCTACTCTAACTACATGGAAAATCAGAACAATGTCACAGAATTTGTTCTCTTGGGACTTTTTATGaacaaagagatgaagaaaatatgttttgcattcttCTTGCTCTGTTATTTTGCAATCTTCCTGGGTaacttcatcatcttcatcaccatcacaTGTAGCCATCTGATTCAGCAACCCATGTACTATTTTTTATGCCACCTGGCCctcacagatctggcctatactTCCACCATCATCCCCACATTGATCAGAGACCTAGCTGTGGAGATCAAAACCATCTCCTTTACTTGCTGTATGACTCAGCTTTTTGCTGCTCACTTGCTAGGAGGTGTTGAAATGTTCATTCTGGTATCTATGGCCTTTGATCGCTACATTGCCATCTGTAAACCTTTGCACTACAGAGTCATTGTGAACCAGCACCGATGTAACATGCTCATATTGACTGCCTGGGCAGTGGCTTTTTGGCATTCTATTGCCCAGCTACTCATGGTCCTTTGGTTACCTTTCTGTGGCCCTAATCAGATTGACCACTACATATGTGATGTGAAGCCCCTCCTGAAACTGGTCTGCACCGACACTCATGTTGTTAGTATCATGGTCATTGCTAACAATGGGATGGTTTGCTTGGTTACTTTTCTTGTTCTTATTGCATCTTACATAGTCATATTGTATAATCTTCGAATGCACTCAGGAGAGGGTAGACGCAAAGCTCTCTCCACCTGTGGGTCCCACATCATGGTTGTAGTCCTGTTCTTTCTGCCTTGTGTCTATACCTATGTGCCACCTCCCAGTGACAACAGTAGTGAGAAAGAATTTTCTGTGTTGTACACTGTGATTGCACCCATGCTGAACCCTCTTATATATACTCTGAGAAATACAGAAATGAAGAACGTAATGAGGAAGTTGTGGTACGATAAAATGTAATAGGATCAAAATAAGACATGCAACATTGAACTTGATCTATTCCTTGAGTCCATAGTGTCAAAATCTGTTTCCATATTCATGTTTTCTAGTATGAGCAGTATCTAACAATAAtgtcaataaataattttaaaaaactatgggTTCGTTTATTATTGATCTCTGCATTACCCAATAGTAAGAAtaagtgtgtgtctgtgtatatgcatattaATGTgtctatttatgtgtatgtatatatgtatgcacacacatatgtacactcCATACACACAATTTGTACTAATTAAATGTTTTTGCATTAATTAAATAATATCTCAAGATTGcaaggataaaagaaaatgacatctgtTTTCTTGTTAACCAGTCAAACCCTTTAATCTTTAAAGTGAATTGACACGttacaaaataattaaattattaaatgtgGTCAAGCAGAATTGATTCTTTGAGTACCCTCTGAGAATGACCATGGTGGCAATGGGAAATGGGACTGTAATGATATTTTAGTAACCAAAGAAAAAGTAGGGACACATAGCacagaaacacaaagacaaataaTGAAAAGCATACAGAGTCTGACAGGATGGGATCAGGGGATGGGCTGGTGAAGGGAAGCAGGTAGCAATGGGGGCGGTGGTGGGTAGTGAGAGAGGCATCCATGTCTTACTAAGCTCTAAAGGGCTTCACAGCATCTACTTCATCTGCCTTTTGGAACACAG
This genomic interval carries:
- the LOC140511501 gene encoding olfactory receptor 4P4-like — translated: MENQNNVTEFVLLGLFMNKEMKKICFAFFLLCYFAIFLGNFIIFITITCSHLIQQPMYYFLCHLALTDLAYTSTIIPTLIRDLAVEIKTISFTCCMTQLFAAHLLGGVEMFILVSMAFDRYIAICKPLHYRVIVNQHRCNMLILTAWAVAFWHSIAQLLMVLWLPFCGPNQIDHYICDVKPLLKLVCTDTHVVSIMVIANNGMVCLVTFLVLIASYIVILYNLRMHSGEGRRKALSTCGSHIMVVVLFFLPCVYTYVPPPSDNSSEKEFSVLYTVIAPMLNPLIYTLRNTEMKNVMRKLWYDKM